The Nocardioides pantholopis genome window below encodes:
- a CDS encoding Na+/H+ antiporter subunit D produces MNNLLVPLPVAIPLLGAGLSLVLGHHPRIQRWISIVALSSMVALAAILMVQADRDGPQTLWVGGWSETLGIVLVADRLSALMLLVSALVTLAVLAYSVGQGMTEDEEGAPLSVYHPTFLVLAAGVANAFLAGDLFNLFVSFEMLLFASYVLLTLGGTATRIRAGTIYVLVNLLSSTLFLISLAVVYAATGTLTLAHLAGRIADLPDSVSLMLQLLLLTTFAIKAAVFPLSLWLPDSYPTAPAPVTAVFAGLLTKVGIYAILRVQTLLFPDSHLTDLLLWAALLTMIVGILGAIAQSDIKRMLSFTLVSHIGYLVLGIALAGTAGVAGTIFYIVHHITVQTALFLVVGLVERRAGSSSLLRIGGLARIAPLLAVLFFVPAMNLAGIPPFSGFIGKVGLLQAAQGNGSPLAWLLVTAGVLTSLLTLYAVAKTWAVAFWRTPREAHEALEAIGSTGGSPPPGHDTKPLVQHRGHIHTAGGILSSHDIEDARRLEDDDQPERDLQQLILAGDDNAHLPLSMVGPTAALVALSVALTVVAGPLYAYSDRAARDLVGQTSYVETVLPGGER; encoded by the coding sequence GTGAACAACCTGCTCGTGCCGCTGCCGGTCGCGATCCCGCTGCTCGGAGCGGGCCTCTCGCTGGTGCTCGGCCACCACCCCCGGATCCAGCGCTGGATCAGCATCGTCGCGCTGTCCTCGATGGTGGCGCTGGCCGCGATCCTGATGGTGCAGGCCGACCGGGACGGCCCGCAGACGCTGTGGGTCGGCGGCTGGAGCGAGACCCTCGGCATCGTCCTGGTCGCCGACCGGCTCTCGGCGCTGATGCTGCTGGTCAGCGCGCTGGTCACGCTCGCCGTGCTCGCCTACTCCGTCGGGCAGGGCATGACCGAGGACGAGGAGGGCGCACCGCTGTCGGTCTACCACCCGACGTTCCTCGTCCTGGCCGCCGGCGTCGCGAACGCCTTCCTGGCCGGGGACCTGTTCAACCTGTTCGTCAGCTTCGAGATGCTGCTGTTCGCCAGCTACGTGCTGCTCACCCTGGGCGGGACGGCCACCCGGATCCGCGCGGGCACCATCTACGTGCTGGTCAACCTGCTCTCCTCCACGCTGTTCCTGATCTCGCTGGCGGTCGTGTACGCCGCCACCGGCACGCTCACCCTGGCGCACCTCGCCGGTCGCATCGCCGACCTGCCCGACTCCGTGTCGCTGATGCTCCAGCTGCTGCTGCTGACGACGTTCGCGATCAAGGCGGCCGTCTTCCCGCTCTCGCTGTGGCTGCCCGACAGCTACCCGACCGCGCCCGCGCCGGTGACAGCCGTCTTCGCCGGCCTGCTCACCAAGGTCGGCATCTACGCGATCCTGCGGGTCCAGACGCTGCTGTTCCCCGACAGCCACCTCACCGACCTGCTGCTGTGGGCCGCGCTGCTCACGATGATCGTCGGCATCCTGGGCGCGATCGCCCAGTCCGACATCAAGCGGATGCTCTCGTTCACGCTGGTCAGCCACATCGGCTACCTGGTCCTCGGCATCGCGCTGGCCGGGACCGCCGGGGTCGCGGGCACGATCTTCTACATCGTCCACCACATCACCGTGCAGACCGCCCTGTTCCTCGTGGTCGGGCTGGTGGAGCGCCGCGCCGGCAGCTCCTCGCTGCTCCGGATCGGCGGTCTGGCCCGGATCGCGCCGCTGCTGGCGGTGCTCTTCTTCGTCCCGGCCATGAACCTGGCCGGCATCCCGCCGTTCTCCGGGTTCATCGGCAAGGTCGGGCTGCTCCAGGCGGCGCAGGGCAACGGGTCGCCGCTCGCGTGGCTGCTGGTGACCGCCGGCGTCCTCACCAGCCTGCTCACGCTGTACGCCGTGGCCAAGACCTGGGCGGTCGCGTTCTGGCGCACCCCCCGCGAGGCCCACGAGGCGCTGGAGGCGATCGGCAGCACCGGCGGCTCCCCGCCTCCCGGCCACGACACCAAGCCGCTCGTGCAGCACCGCGGCCACATCCACACCGCCGGCGGGATCCTGTCCTCGCACGACATCGAGGACGCCCGCCGCCTCGAGGACGACGACCAGCCCGAGCGCGACCTCCAGCAGCTGATCCTCGCCGGCGACGACAACGCCCACCTCCCGCTCAGCATGGTCGGGCCCACCGCGGCCCTGGTCGCCCTCAGCGTGGCGCTGACAGTCGTCGCCGGACCGCTCTACGCCTACAGCGACCGGGCCGCCCGCGACCTGGTCGGTCAGACGTCGTACGTCGAGACCGTGCTGCCCGGGGGCGAGCGGTGA
- a CDS encoding Na+/H+ antiporter subunit E: MSPQLRTRRDGSSRPVRYRALQPMAVVWLTVVWLLLWGSFSPLLVLSGVLVAVLSCLAFPLPPISLFTRVHPWRLVTLVAGFLVSIVRASIEVSMVVLRRRPVRNAVIAVDLESSSDFVLTGVAAMLSLVPGSVVVEARRSTHTLYLHVLDVPDRAAAERFRAQALAVEQRFLAAFVPSPEPDDSRTPERGRA, from the coding sequence GTGAGCCCGCAGCTGCGCACCCGCCGCGACGGCAGCTCGCGGCCGGTCCGCTACCGCGCGCTCCAGCCGATGGCCGTGGTCTGGCTGACAGTGGTCTGGCTGCTGCTGTGGGGCAGCTTCTCCCCGCTGCTGGTGCTCTCCGGCGTGCTGGTCGCGGTGCTGTCCTGCCTGGCCTTCCCGCTGCCCCCGATCTCGCTGTTCACGCGGGTGCACCCGTGGCGGCTGGTCACGCTGGTCGCCGGGTTCCTCGTTTCGATCGTGCGCGCGAGCATCGAGGTCTCGATGGTGGTGCTGCGGCGCCGCCCGGTGCGCAACGCGGTCATCGCGGTCGACCTGGAGAGCTCCTCGGACTTCGTGCTGACCGGCGTCGCGGCGATGCTGTCGCTGGTGCCGGGGTCGGTGGTCGTCGAGGCCCGACGCTCGACCCACACCCTCTACCTGCACGTGCTCGACGTACCGGACCGCGCGGCGGCCGAGCGGTTCCGCGCCCAGGCGCTCGCCGTCGAGCAGCGCTTCCTGGCGGCGTTCGTCCCGAGCCCGGAGCCGGACGACAGCCGCACCCCCGAGCGAGGTCGCGCATGA
- a CDS encoding monovalent cation/H+ antiporter complex subunit F, whose protein sequence is MSAVLAVAAAMLTVAALVLLVRLTIGPTILDRSVALDVLMSVTICATALYSAHFDRTEVLPVLLVLAMVGFVGAVSIARYANGSDDVEAEGEADESPEEDR, encoded by the coding sequence ATGAGCGCCGTCCTCGCCGTCGCCGCCGCGATGCTCACGGTCGCGGCCCTGGTCCTGCTGGTCCGGCTCACGATCGGGCCGACGATCCTGGACCGCAGCGTCGCGCTCGACGTGCTGATGTCGGTCACGATCTGCGCGACCGCGCTCTACTCCGCCCACTTCGACCGCACCGAGGTCCTGCCGGTCCTGCTGGTGCTGGCCATGGTCGGGTTCGTGGGGGCGGTGAGCATCGCCCGCTACGCCAACGGCAGCGACGACGTCGAGGCCGAGGGCGAGGCCGACGAGAGCCCGGAGGAGGACCGATGA
- the mnhG gene encoding monovalent cation/H(+) antiporter subunit G, translating into MSWTVVADVLAAVCLLSGAFFALVAAIGVLRLPDLLSRMHAATKPQVIGMMLVVVGLALRLRDPSVLGLLLLVIIMQMATSVVSSHMVGRASFRAGQVRQDLLVVDELSESVEDWTEPRGAP; encoded by the coding sequence ATGAGCTGGACCGTGGTCGCCGACGTGCTCGCCGCCGTCTGCCTGCTCAGCGGCGCCTTCTTCGCCCTGGTCGCGGCGATCGGCGTGCTGCGGCTGCCCGACCTGCTGAGCCGGATGCACGCGGCCACCAAGCCCCAGGTGATCGGCATGATGCTCGTCGTGGTCGGCCTGGCCCTGCGGCTGCGCGACCCCAGCGTGCTGGGCCTGCTGCTGCTGGTGATCATCATGCAGATGGCCACCAGCGTGGTCTCCAGCCACATGGTCGGGCGCGCGTCGTTCCGCGCCGGCCAGGTCCGCCAGGACCTGCTCGTCGTCGACGAGCTCAGCGAGTCGGTGGAGGACTGGACGGAGCCGCGGGGGGCGCCGTAG
- a CDS encoding NHL domain-containing thioredoxin family protein encodes MSTTPRVRAPELAGRGWLNTDGPLSLRDLRGRFVLLDFWTFCCVNCLHVIDELRPVEEKYAEELVVVGVHSPKFVHEADPVALAQAVERYGVHHAVLDDPDLVTWQAYTARAWPTLVLVDPEGYVVAQYAGEGHAHAIDALLTDLVAQHRERGTLQPGDSPYVAPPVESTDLRFPAKAVPLADGRVLVADAGHDEVVELGADGAVLRRFGGFREPNGLCLLPAEVAAEVGYDVVVADTVGHRLHGIALATGETRVLAGDGEQAMPGDGTARLSSPWDVAWWRDRVWVAMAGLHQLWTLDPRTGAVEVAAGTANEGLLDGPAAQAWFAQTSGLAPDGDRLWLADSETSALRWLEADGSVHTAVGSGLFEFGFRDGPAAEALLQHPLGVAVLPDGSVAVCDTYNGAVRRYDPAGGELTTLATDLAEPSGAYVDGDRLVVVESTAHRLTGLPLGAAGTRTDGFAHTTQRPVTEVGDRLELRVAFEPPPGQKVDDRFGPATQLVVEATPPALLREGGGRGTDLTRTLVLDPHVGGGVLHVAARAASCDAAGGEGAACRMHQQDWGIPIRIAAGPGVLELPLGGSATAPPAAPSSPPPTR; translated from the coding sequence ATGAGCACGACCCCCCGCGTCCGCGCCCCCGAGCTCGCCGGCCGCGGCTGGCTGAACACCGACGGCCCGCTCTCCCTGCGCGACCTGCGGGGCCGGTTCGTGCTGCTGGACTTCTGGACCTTCTGCTGCGTCAACTGCCTGCACGTCATCGACGAGCTGCGCCCGGTGGAGGAGAAGTACGCCGAGGAGCTGGTCGTCGTCGGCGTGCACTCCCCGAAGTTCGTCCACGAGGCCGACCCGGTCGCGCTGGCCCAGGCCGTCGAGCGCTACGGCGTCCACCACGCGGTCCTCGACGACCCCGACCTGGTGACCTGGCAGGCCTACACGGCCCGCGCCTGGCCGACCCTGGTGCTGGTCGACCCCGAGGGCTACGTGGTGGCGCAGTACGCCGGGGAGGGCCACGCCCACGCGATCGACGCGCTGCTGACCGACCTGGTGGCCCAGCACCGCGAGCGGGGCACGCTCCAGCCCGGCGACTCGCCGTACGTCGCACCGCCAGTGGAGTCGACCGACCTGCGGTTCCCGGCCAAGGCGGTGCCGCTGGCCGACGGGCGGGTGCTGGTCGCCGACGCGGGCCACGACGAGGTCGTCGAGCTCGGCGCCGACGGGGCCGTGCTGCGCCGGTTCGGGGGCTTCCGCGAGCCCAACGGGCTGTGCCTGCTGCCGGCCGAGGTGGCCGCCGAGGTCGGCTACGACGTGGTGGTCGCCGACACCGTCGGCCACCGCCTGCACGGCATCGCGCTGGCGACGGGGGAGACCCGGGTGCTGGCCGGCGACGGCGAGCAGGCGATGCCCGGCGACGGGACCGCCCGGCTCTCCAGCCCCTGGGACGTGGCCTGGTGGCGGGACCGGGTCTGGGTGGCGATGGCCGGCCTGCACCAGCTGTGGACCCTCGACCCGCGCACCGGCGCCGTCGAGGTCGCCGCGGGCACCGCGAACGAGGGGCTCCTGGACGGCCCGGCGGCGCAGGCGTGGTTCGCCCAGACCTCGGGGCTCGCGCCCGACGGCGACCGGCTTTGGCTGGCCGACAGCGAGACCTCGGCGCTGCGCTGGCTCGAGGCCGACGGCAGCGTCCACACAGCTGTCGGGTCCGGGCTCTTCGAGTTCGGCTTCCGCGACGGCCCGGCCGCCGAGGCGCTCCTGCAGCACCCGCTCGGCGTGGCGGTGCTGCCCGACGGCTCGGTAGCGGTCTGCGACACCTACAACGGCGCGGTGCGCCGCTACGACCCCGCCGGCGGCGAGCTGACCACGCTGGCGACCGACCTGGCCGAGCCGAGCGGGGCGTACGTCGACGGCGACCGGCTGGTCGTGGTGGAGTCCACGGCGCACCGGCTGACCGGGTTGCCCCTCGGCGCGGCCGGCACCCGCACCGACGGGTTCGCGCACACCACCCAGCGCCCGGTCACCGAGGTCGGCGACCGCCTCGAGCTGCGGGTGGCCTTCGAGCCGCCGCCGGGCCAGAAGGTCGACGACCGGTTCGGCCCCGCCACCCAGCTGGTCGTCGAGGCGACCCCGCCCGCCCTGCTCCGCGAGGGTGGCGGCCGCGGCACCGACCTGACCCGCACCCTGGTCCTCGACCCGCACGTCGGCGGAGGCGTCCTGCACGTCGCCGCCCGGGCGGCCTCCTGCGACGCCGCCGGCGGCGAGGGCGCCGCCTGCCGGATGCACCAGCAGGACTGGGGCATCCCGATCCGGATCGCCGCCGGACCCGGCGTCCTCGAGCTGCCGCTGGGGGGCTCGGCTACGGCGCCCCCCGCGGCTCCGTCCAGTCCTCCACCGACTCGCTGA
- a CDS encoding maleylpyruvate isomerase family mycothiol-dependent enzyme, whose protein sequence is MDATAQDRLAGYVEVWWQAVESFTRLLEQVPDEQWSAPTDLPGWDVRAVAAHTAHLESVLATGAEETAEIGEPAHVTGPLGRYTEIGVVNRRTASPAAIREEIRRSTAARHAALLADPPADADARPERIFGGVPWSWETLLRNRPLDVWMHEQDVRRAVGRPGGLDTAAARHTAEYLAEGLGYVLARKTGAPPGASVVLDLAGSAPYAFTVTDAGRGERLPAPPPDPTVRLGADRETYVLLAGGRRPGAAADLTVEGDAELGRLLVANLATTP, encoded by the coding sequence ATGGACGCCACAGCGCAGGACCGGCTCGCGGGGTACGTCGAGGTGTGGTGGCAGGCGGTCGAGTCGTTCACCCGGCTGCTCGAGCAGGTCCCGGACGAGCAGTGGTCCGCCCCCACCGACCTGCCCGGGTGGGACGTGCGCGCGGTCGCCGCGCACACCGCCCACCTCGAGAGCGTGCTGGCCACCGGCGCGGAGGAGACCGCCGAGATCGGCGAGCCCGCCCACGTGACCGGGCCGCTGGGCCGCTACACCGAGATCGGCGTGGTCAACCGGCGCACCGCGAGCCCCGCCGCGATCCGCGAGGAGATCCGGCGCAGCACCGCCGCCCGGCACGCCGCGCTGCTCGCGGACCCGCCCGCCGACGCGGACGCCCGGCCGGAGCGGATCTTCGGCGGCGTGCCGTGGAGCTGGGAGACGCTGCTGCGCAACCGCCCCCTCGACGTCTGGATGCACGAGCAGGACGTACGCCGCGCGGTCGGCCGCCCCGGCGGCCTGGACACCGCGGCGGCCCGGCACACCGCCGAGTACCTCGCCGAGGGGCTCGGCTACGTGCTGGCCCGCAAGACCGGCGCCCCGCCCGGAGCCAGCGTCGTGCTCGACCTGGCCGGCAGCGCGCCGTACGCGTTCACGGTCACCGACGCCGGCCGCGGGGAGCGGCTGCCCGCACCGCCGCCCGACCCCACCGTCCGGCTGGGCGCGGACCGGGAGACCTACGTGCTGCTCGCCGGTGGCCGCCGGCCCGGCGCCGCCGCGGACCTCACCGTCGAGGGCGACGCCGAGCTCGGCCGGCTGCTCGTCGCGAACCTGGCGACCACGCCATGA
- a CDS encoding oxidoreductase: MSEAPEVATDTWSPADIPDQAGRTALVTGTTLGGLGHHTALELARRGARVVLAGRSEEKLAATAAAIRSEVPAAAPEQLHVDVASLSSVRRAAADAARLGPIDVLVNNAGVMAPPYSRTEDGLELQLATNHLGPFLLTGLLLPQLVASGAGTVVTVSSVMHRVARSAPLGDPRAEQPGRYRRWQVYAQTKLANLLFTYELDRRARAAAVPVKALAAHPGLAGTHLAANGQFGRATGGAATILNAAVRAVSQPAARGAWPTLMAATADLPGATYCGPGGLQEVSGPPRVVSSSQLSHDEDAQRRLWELSERVTGIRYP; encoded by the coding sequence ATGAGCGAGGCACCCGAGGTCGCGACCGACACCTGGAGCCCCGCGGACATCCCGGACCAGGCCGGCCGCACCGCACTGGTCACCGGCACCACCCTCGGCGGCCTCGGCCACCACACCGCGCTGGAGCTGGCCCGCCGCGGCGCCCGGGTGGTGCTCGCGGGGCGCAGCGAGGAGAAGCTCGCCGCGACGGCGGCGGCGATCCGCAGCGAGGTCCCGGCCGCGGCCCCCGAGCAGCTGCACGTCGACGTCGCCAGCCTGTCGTCGGTACGCCGCGCGGCCGCCGACGCCGCCCGGCTCGGCCCGATCGACGTCCTGGTCAACAACGCCGGCGTGATGGCCCCGCCGTACTCCCGCACCGAGGACGGCCTGGAGCTGCAGCTGGCGACCAACCATCTCGGCCCGTTCCTGCTCACCGGGCTGCTGCTGCCCCAGCTGGTCGCCAGCGGCGCGGGGACTGTCGTGACCGTCTCCTCGGTCATGCACCGGGTCGCGCGCAGCGCCCCGCTGGGCGACCCCCGCGCCGAGCAGCCGGGGCGCTACCGCCGCTGGCAGGTCTACGCCCAGACGAAGCTGGCGAACCTGCTGTTCACCTACGAGCTGGACCGGCGCGCGCGGGCGGCAGCGGTGCCGGTCAAGGCGCTCGCCGCCCACCCCGGTCTCGCCGGCACCCACCTGGCGGCCAACGGGCAGTTCGGCCGGGCCACCGGCGGGGCCGCCACGATCCTGAACGCCGCGGTCCGGGCGGTCTCCCAGCCGGCCGCCCGGGGCGCCTGGCCGACCCTGATGGCCGCCACCGCCGACCTGCCGGGCGCGACGTACTGCGGGCCCGGCGGGCTTCAGGAGGTCAGCGGCCCGCCGCGGGTGGTGAGCAGCAGCCAGCTCTCCCACGACGAGGACGCCCAGCGCCGGCTCTGGGAGCTCAGCGAGCGGGTCACCGGGATCCGCTACCCCTGA
- a CDS encoding PQQ-binding-like beta-propeller repeat protein, protein MRLPRTAALVGVALLVGAVGPVVLVAALALLGSRRVRDWLRPTWRVVAGWTVAVVALAGLVVVVPDGWLPIPPGPGAAVTPAYVGRAARAQPIEMAVPQHPHLAANGRSGRHNDAWSSGAYAGPGPLGDSVEVDSAWFGMRACATVAVDAHDRLVVLCEGRAAATLRVLDAETMRPLATKDLPGRPEGDGPAAQSPCGRSAFYLDDRDRAVVATTDRRVLVVRTDDADGAADLTTDLAHDLSAHVPADDCLVALLPDWGGRIWWASRDGRVGAIRSGGAGGAGGAEVTDLGEPITGSLSADRDGGVYVATTAAVYKLAADPAERPSVRWRAPRGGGERPDGPLAGDPAPTILPGGVLAGTDHGGGRLQVVFRRTGDGSEVCRAAVFDEGSAATRSALVAVGGGVVVENNHGYGGPLRTLLGRTTSPGLARVDHRDGACTVAWTSPEVAPSAAAKVSLATGLLYTWTKPRSWWGVDAWYLTAIDARTGRTRFSVRAGLGALRDNHGAAVTLGPDGSAYVATLGGMVRVRDKR, encoded by the coding sequence ATGAGGCTCCCGCGCACGGCTGCCCTGGTCGGGGTGGCCCTCCTCGTCGGCGCCGTCGGCCCGGTCGTCCTGGTGGCCGCACTGGCGCTGCTCGGGAGCCGGCGGGTGCGGGACTGGCTGCGGCCCACCTGGCGGGTGGTCGCCGGCTGGACGGTCGCCGTGGTGGCGCTCGCCGGCCTGGTCGTCGTGGTCCCGGACGGCTGGCTGCCGATCCCGCCCGGTCCCGGTGCCGCGGTCACGCCGGCGTACGTCGGACGCGCGGCGCGGGCGCAGCCGATCGAGATGGCGGTCCCGCAGCACCCGCACCTGGCCGCCAACGGCCGCAGCGGGCGCCACAACGACGCCTGGTCCAGCGGCGCGTACGCCGGGCCGGGCCCGCTGGGTGACTCCGTCGAGGTCGACTCCGCGTGGTTCGGGATGCGGGCGTGCGCCACCGTCGCGGTCGACGCCCACGACCGGCTGGTCGTGCTGTGCGAGGGCCGGGCCGCGGCGACCCTGCGGGTGCTCGACGCCGAGACGATGCGGCCGCTCGCCACCAAGGATCTGCCCGGCCGGCCCGAGGGCGACGGGCCGGCGGCGCAGTCGCCCTGCGGCCGCTCGGCGTTCTACCTCGACGACCGGGACCGGGCCGTCGTGGCGACCACCGACCGCCGGGTGCTCGTGGTCCGCACCGACGACGCCGACGGCGCCGCGGACCTGACCACCGACCTCGCCCACGACCTGTCGGCGCACGTGCCCGCGGACGACTGCCTGGTCGCGCTGCTGCCCGACTGGGGCGGCCGGATCTGGTGGGCCAGCCGGGACGGGCGGGTCGGGGCCATCAGATCCGGCGGTGCCGGCGGTGCCGGCGGTGCCGAGGTGACCGACCTCGGCGAGCCGATCACCGGCTCGCTGAGCGCCGACCGCGACGGCGGGGTCTACGTCGCAACCACCGCGGCGGTCTACAAGCTCGCGGCCGACCCGGCCGAGCGGCCCTCCGTGCGGTGGCGCGCGCCCCGCGGCGGCGGCGAGCGCCCGGACGGGCCGCTCGCCGGGGACCCGGCGCCGACGATCCTGCCCGGCGGGGTGCTGGCCGGCACCGACCATGGCGGCGGGCGGCTCCAGGTGGTCTTCCGGCGCACCGGCGACGGCAGCGAGGTGTGCCGGGCCGCGGTCTTCGACGAGGGCAGCGCCGCGACCCGCAGCGCCCTCGTTGCGGTGGGCGGCGGCGTCGTGGTCGAGAACAACCACGGCTACGGCGGACCGCTGCGCACGCTGCTCGGCCGGACCACCTCGCCCGGGCTGGCCCGGGTCGACCACCGGGACGGCGCGTGCACCGTCGCGTGGACCTCCCCGGAGGTCGCGCCGTCGGCGGCGGCGAAGGTGTCGCTGGCGACCGGCCTGCTCTACACCTGGACCAAGCCGCGCAGCTGGTGGGGCGTCGACGCGTGGTACCTCACCGCGATCGACGCCCGCACCGGGCGCACCCGCTTCTCGGTGCGCGCCGGCCTGGGCGCGCTGCGGGACAACCACGGCGCCGCGGTCACGCTCGGCCCGGACGGCTCGGCGTACGTCGCGACGCTGGGCGGGATGGTCCGGGTCCGCGACAAGCGCTGA
- the pgm gene encoding phosphoglucomutase (alpha-D-glucose-1,6-bisphosphate-dependent), whose translation MPHPRAGTPAQPEDLVDVAHLVTAYYTGRPDPEDPDQQVAFGTSGHRGSSLRTSFNETHILATTQAICDYRREQGYDGPLFLGRDTHALSEPAWATALEVLAANDVTVLVDADDRFTPTPAVSHAILRANAGRVSTGSTTGAGSTGGASGLADGIVVTPSHNPPADGGFKYNPPHGGPAGTDATSAIATRANALIAADLDGVRRIPFARARRAATAYDFLGTYVDDLPSVVDLAAIRSAGVRIGADPMGGAAVDYWGAIAERHGLDLTVVNPLVDPTWRFMTLDWDGKIRMDCSSPSAMASLVAQRSSYDIATGNDADADRHGIVTPDAGLMNPNAFLAVAIGHLFGGARPDWPAAARIGKTLVSSSMIDRVAASLGAPLIEVPVGFKWFVPGLLDGSFGFGGEESAGASFLRRDGSVWTTDKDGLLLCLLGAEILAATGETPSQRYAALVAEHGDPAYARTDAPATREQKAALSALAADAVPATTLAGEPITAKLTEAPGNGAPIGGLKVTTDSAWFAARPSGTEDVYKIYAESFRGPEHLAQVQQEAQEVVQEALGS comes from the coding sequence ATGCCCCATCCCCGCGCCGGCACCCCCGCGCAGCCCGAGGACCTCGTCGACGTCGCCCACCTCGTGACGGCGTACTACACCGGGCGGCCCGACCCCGAGGACCCCGACCAGCAGGTCGCCTTCGGCACCAGCGGACACCGCGGCTCCTCGCTGCGCACCTCGTTCAACGAGACCCACATCCTCGCCACCACCCAGGCGATCTGCGACTACCGCCGCGAGCAGGGGTACGACGGCCCGCTGTTCCTGGGCCGCGACACCCACGCGCTGTCCGAGCCGGCCTGGGCGACCGCGCTGGAGGTGCTGGCCGCCAACGACGTCACCGTGCTCGTCGACGCCGACGACCGCTTCACGCCCACCCCGGCCGTCTCGCACGCGATCCTGCGGGCCAACGCCGGGCGGGTCTCGACAGGCTCGACCACCGGGGCAGGCTCGACCGGCGGGGCGTCCGGGCTCGCCGACGGCATCGTGGTCACCCCGTCGCACAACCCGCCGGCCGACGGCGGGTTCAAGTACAACCCGCCGCACGGCGGACCGGCCGGCACCGACGCCACCTCGGCGATCGCCACCCGGGCCAACGCGCTGATCGCCGCCGACCTGGACGGCGTCCGCCGGATCCCGTTCGCCCGCGCGCGGCGGGCGGCGACGGCGTACGACTTCCTCGGGACCTACGTCGACGACCTGCCGAGCGTGGTCGACCTGGCGGCGATCCGGTCCGCGGGCGTCCGGATCGGCGCGGACCCGATGGGCGGCGCGGCTGTCGACTACTGGGGCGCGATCGCCGAGCGGCACGGCCTGGACCTGACAGTGGTGAACCCGCTCGTCGACCCGACCTGGCGGTTCATGACGCTGGACTGGGACGGCAAGATCCGGATGGACTGCTCCTCGCCGTCGGCGATGGCCTCGCTGGTGGCGCAGCGGTCCTCCTACGACATCGCGACCGGCAACGACGCCGACGCCGACCGGCACGGCATCGTCACCCCCGACGCGGGGCTGATGAATCCCAACGCGTTCCTGGCGGTCGCGATCGGGCACCTGTTCGGCGGCGCCCGCCCGGACTGGCCGGCGGCCGCGCGGATCGGCAAGACGCTGGTCTCCTCCTCGATGATCGACCGGGTCGCCGCCTCCCTCGGCGCCCCGCTGATCGAGGTGCCGGTCGGCTTCAAGTGGTTCGTCCCCGGCCTGCTCGACGGCTCCTTCGGGTTCGGCGGCGAGGAGTCCGCCGGCGCCTCGTTCCTCCGCCGTGACGGCTCGGTGTGGACCACCGACAAGGACGGGCTGCTGCTCTGCCTGCTCGGCGCGGAGATCCTCGCGGCCACCGGCGAGACGCCCTCGCAGCGCTATGCAGCGCTGGTCGCCGAGCACGGCGACCCGGCGTACGCCCGCACCGACGCCCCGGCGACCCGGGAGCAGAAGGCGGCGCTGTCGGCCCTGGCGGCCGACGCGGTCCCGGCGACCACGCTCGCCGGCGAGCCGATCACCGCCAAGCTCACCGAGGCGCCCGGCAACGGCGCCCCGATCGGCGGGCTGAAGGTGACCACGGACTCGGCCTGGTTCGCCGCGCGGCCCTCCGGCACCGAGGACGTCTACAAGATCTACGCCGAGTCCTTCCGCGGGCCCGAGCACCTCGCCCAGGTGCAGCAGGAGGCGCAGGAGGTCGTGCAGGAGGCGCTGGGCTCCTGA
- a CDS encoding DUF305 domain-containing protein, with protein MVSGIPRTYRYAAALVGALLLLPACSEDSEPSPEAKAESAGTAGTATPSAPTVIVPGAPGEAAETVGPDEVEVEDPWNHADVAFLQMMIPHHAQALAMSELASTRAADPRVRRLADRIHAAQRPEILAMAAWLEEHDIEVPRAAEDPSAYDHGQHGHNEMQGMLSPEQMASLERASGARFDRLFLQGMIGHHEGAIAMSEDVARDGAHVRVSEIASDVIVTQQAEIDIMRRMLGG; from the coding sequence GTGGTCTCGGGAATCCCTCGCACCTACCGGTACGCCGCCGCGCTCGTCGGCGCTCTGCTCCTCCTCCCGGCCTGCTCGGAGGACTCCGAGCCCTCGCCCGAGGCGAAGGCTGAGTCGGCGGGGACGGCGGGGACCGCCACGCCGAGCGCCCCCACCGTGATCGTCCCCGGCGCGCCGGGGGAGGCCGCCGAGACCGTCGGACCCGACGAGGTCGAGGTGGAGGACCCGTGGAACCACGCCGACGTCGCCTTCCTGCAGATGATGATCCCGCACCACGCCCAGGCCCTGGCGATGTCGGAGCTGGCGAGCACCCGCGCCGCGGACCCGCGGGTCCGCCGGCTCGCGGACCGGATCCACGCGGCTCAGCGGCCCGAGATCCTGGCCATGGCCGCCTGGCTGGAGGAACACGACATCGAGGTGCCGCGGGCGGCCGAGGACCCCTCGGCCTACGACCACGGGCAGCACGGGCACAACGAGATGCAGGGCATGCTCTCCCCGGAGCAGATGGCGTCGCTCGAGCGGGCCTCGGGAGCGAGGTTCGACCGGCTCTTCCTCCAGGGGATGATCGGCCACCACGAGGGGGCCATCGCGATGTCCGAGGACGTCGCCCGCGACGGGGCCCACGTGCGGGTCAGCGAGATCGCGTCCGACGTCATCGTCACCCAGCAGGCCGAGATCGACATCATGCGCCGGATGCTCGGCGGCTGA